AAGAGCCGCTTCTGGGCGATTTGTGAGAACTGCTGGGACTGAAGGAGCTCAATAAAAACTTCATTACTGTATCTCTGcagcagaaagacacacagtcatggagtctgtgtgtgtatgtgtgtgtgtgtgtgtgtgtgtgtgtgtgtgtgtgtgtgttagagagagagagagcgagagagagacgcCTTCATCAAGTTGTGCAACTTGAATCCTTCCAGGACCCAGAGTCATTGCTTCATTCCAGGTGCTGATGGAATTCGACTGGTGACCCCCCACTGGCATCCAGGTACAGTGCTGGACGCCAGTGGGGGGGGTCACCAGTGGTGCCACTGAGGTGGTGAGACAGAGAATTGAGTATGTGTTGGGTCATGGAGATGGTCAGTGGAGGGATGGAGGCCACATTGAGCTCCAGCAGAGGCCCTGAACCGCAGAATGACACTGAGCAGCTCATAGgtcaaaaaaaacagcagcactgatgatgatgaagaaccTTTGAATGCATCTGAAGCCCATAGTCCACATATACCTTCAGGCCTCAGGTTGCTGTCcattcagaacacacacacacacacacacacattttcagaaccgcttgtcccatacggggaaccggagcctacctggtaacccagggcgtaaggccaaagggggagaaggacacacccaagacaggacgccagtctgtcgcaaggcaccccaagcaggactcaaaccccagacccactggagagaaggacccggtccaacccactgcaccaccacacccccctgcacttttgatgcacacacacacacacacacacgcacacgcacacacattttcagaaccgcttgtcccatacggggtcacggagcctacccggcaacacagggcgtaaggccggagggggaggggacacacccaagacaggacgccagtctgtcgcaaggcaccccaagcgggactcgaaccccagacccaccggagagcaggacctggtccaacccactgcaccaccgcacccccattcagaacacataaaaataaaaaaaatcacaatacaTAGAACAATTGTGTACTCTGACCTGTGATTACAATACCCTGTACCGACACTGGCTTTTACTCCACTGTAATTTGCGAGTGAAACACACACCATAAACACCAGGACCTAAGAACAACTGCCAGTAGCTTGAAAGatttatttgtcatattttgcaAATAGAAACAGAGCTTTGATACTACACTGACTCCAAGCACCAACTCGGTCCAAGTCGGTCCAGCTGTGGGCATCTCGACCCTCGGCGGGACCGGTAGCAAAGACACACGAGCAGAGCTGAAGAGCTAAGTGGTAACACATCCacgccccaccccaccccccggggAGCCAGCAGCACCTGTAGAGATGGACCAACGGTGCTGCTGTAAGCGCAGTATATGTGAgcaggtgcagtgtgtgtgtttaccataACAGCAGGAGTATAACAGCACACGGAGTTACGGTTCTCACAGTTGGACTTCAAACATGACCACACTAAATGTGAGAACAGAGTGCATCTGTAAGGTCCCGCATCAGGCGTTCACGTACACTTCTCTTGTCTGGATTCGGAGCGCCACCACTCTCTGCAGGAGCTTCAGAAGGACTTTCTCCACGAGCGGCACAGGATTTTGTGGAAGGCTCTCCGGAAGTCCTGGTTGAAGATGGTGTAGATGACCGGGTTCAGGGAGCTGTTGCAGTAGCCGATCCAGAAGAAGAACTTGAAGAGCGTGTCTGGGATCTGGCAGGACTGTCTGCACACACCGTACAGGCTGTAACTGAAGAAGAAGGGGAACCAGCACACCACAAAGACGCCCATGACCACGGCCAGGACGAAGGTGAACCGCTTCTCCCGGGCCTGCGAGACCTTCCTGCGAGACGAcgtgttcctcctcctcctgctggagGTGAACAGTTCCAAGGACTTGGTGCTGGTCCTGGACCTGCGGCTCGACTGTTTGGACAGGGAGCTGCTCTTCCGGCTGCCCCTCCTCTCGCTCCTGGAGCTCTGCCCCGGCATCTTCTTCCCCTTTCCATCAGAGGAGCTCGTCTCCTCCAGGTCCAGGTCATCAACGTCCCGTGGTCGTCCCCCAGGCCCCGACTCGCAGTGGCCATTCTCCTTCTCGCCGTTCACCATGAAGGAGCTACCTTTGCTCAGACCGTTCTCGGTCTGCGGTGACCTGTCCGAGCCCCGCTTCTTCTCCGACATGCTCCTCGTCCTCGTTTTGGCCACCTGGTATATTCTAATGTAGACGAGGACCATGATGAGACACGGGGCAAAGAAGGAGCCAACGCTGGAGGACAGGATGTACCACGTGTCATCATTGAGGACACACTGGGGGTGCGGGACCTTCTCACCATTCCAATTGATGGAGATGAGCGGAGGGGAGGAGATGGCGGCCGAGATGAGCCACACGAGCACGATGACACACTTCACCCTCCTGGGGGTCCTCTTCAGGTTGTACTCCACAGCCTTTGTGACGGACCAGTACCTGTCCAGGCTGATGGCACACAGGTGCACGATGGAGGAAGTGCAGAAGAGCACGTCCAGAGCCAGGTAAATCCCACACCACACTGTGCCGAAGACCCAGTAGCCCATGAGCTCGTTGGCCAGGGAGAAGGGCATGACGAGGGCGGCCACCAGGATGTCGGCGCTGGCCAGAGACACCAGGAAGAGGTTCTGAGGAGCCTTCAGAGCCCTGCTGGTCAGCACAGCCAGCACCACCAGGACGTTGCCCACCACCgtgaagaggatgaggaaggtGACCAGGGCGGCCAGTGCGGCCACAGTGACCACCGAGTACTGACCTTCATCGggcgaggaggaagaggaggaagaggaggaagagttTGGACCTGCGGACAGCTCCTCAGCGCTCCAGTTGAACGAGTCCATTTCTTCTGGTCTGCTTTTAAACCTGTTCGGTGGACATGCTGGACCGAGTCCGACTGGAGAGTCCGTCCAAGAAGAGGACTCAACTTGGCAGCGCAGCGCACCGTCGTGTCTTCAAGCCCCTCACTCGTTCGTTCACTCATTCATCCGTCATTAACTCCGTTCCATCACTCGTTCATCGCGTGTCCAGCGGGCTCCTCCGCGGTCCTGGGTGCGAGTGCTCTGCACGGGCATCGCTGCGCTCCCGGCGCGTCTCCGTCCGTCTCTGCGCCGATATGCGCCCGTGAGCGCGGCGCGTTCCCCCGGCAGCCGGTGCGCGCACCCGcgcctctgtgtctgtgtgtgtgtgtgtgtgtgtgtgtgtgtgtgtgtgtgtgtgtgtgtgtgtgtgtgtgtcagagagagggagagagagagagataccaAGCCGCTCCGCCCTTATAAAAACATAGAGGGAAATAAATGAAACGCGTCTATCGGAGCGTCTCTGCTCTTCTTCCCATCAGTTCTTCTCCGCCTAGGGACGTGggaaatgtttataaaatgtttccaaatgtttgtaaatgtttatcagAGCTGTAAGTGCCATTGATTCGGGACCCAGGCAAATATGAGGGGAAATTCGCCCCCAACTTAAGTCGAAGAAATATTCTGATTACAGTTTACTTCATTACAATTATTACTGGCACTGCGCTGCCTGTCTCTGCACcacttttattcctttattattttattacaccttatttcttattttattcctttttattcGTTTATTCCCTACCTTGTCCAAATCTGACATGTGTTTGCAGTGGAAGCCCAGTGTCTCTGTCACCCTGTTGTTGTGCGTGCGCTGCTGCTGTCTGGTGCGGGTTCGTGGGGATCAATAAATCTCAACTGTCTGCTGGTCTGTTCGTCTGACTGTCTATTTCAACCGTCAATGGTACGTTACACTTGTGTCTTTAACAGCATGGGTAGAAAGAACAATCACAATTTCTTGTAactaattattaatgttattaataaatACCACTTGGTGTAAAATGTGCACTGATTTCTGCCCAGGTCTCAAAGGTGTGCAGATGTGACAAGCACCACTGGCACTAGGCCACAGTGCATGTCCAGTCCTCTGACCCCCACCCAGCAAAGTGGACGACTTTACCGTAGCTGCTGTTACACCATCATTAATAccattaatcacacacacacacacacacacacacatactgtctgaaaccacttgtcccaggcggggtcgcggcgaaccggagcctaacccggaaacacaaggcatagggccggagggggaggggacacacccaggacgggacgccagtccatcgcaaggcaccccaagcgggactcgaaccccagaccggccacacagcaggacctggccaaacccgctgcaccaccacacccccttgccATTAATTATTtgtcattaattattaaattattgttttcactgtgagaggggggcgcggtggcgcagtgggttggaccacagtcctgctctctggtgggtctggggttcaagtcctgcttggggtgccctgcgatggactggcgtcccatcctgggtgtgtcccctccccctccggccttacgccttgtgttgccgggttggctccggttccccgcgaccccgtatgggacaagcggttctgaaaatgtgtgtgtgtgtgtgttttcactgtgtaaTGTCACATAGTAATGTCTATGACATGGTTGGGCTGTATCCTTTGTTAACTGACGTCTTAGTGTTTGGTTCATTTTCCTCAAGAGTAAACGTGGGAATACGGCTTGGACTGACTGGTGTAGTTGggggacattgtgtgtgtgtatgtgtgtgtgcttgtcacCACATCTATTCAGTGACTGACTGGTGTAAAAGCACCAGACTCGGAGGAATGAAGCAGCAACCAGTGGGTGATACATTCACAGCACATGGAGACCTGTAGCGGCCCGCTGGTCACCCTCACGGTGGAGACCTTCTGCTGGGATCAAAGTGCACTCATGTGGACCTGATGTTGGGATGCAGATTGAGGGCTTCAATGTCAGCTTGCAGGAAGCCGTGTGTCTTAGGGATTTTGGTTCAGCCGCAATCAATTAAAAACTCTAAATTTAGTCATCCCACATCTGATGGGTATCTCTCCGCGCCAGGCAGAGGGTACAAACGTGATGGCGCTGGGTGGCTCATGGAGACACcatggagcaggaggaggaagaggctgCGGACGGACAGCAACAGCACGGGCAGCTCGTTCTCGGACCCACATCAGCGTCTGGGGAGCATAAGGAGGAGGCTTTGCAGAGATGCTTTGTATGACCTTTCCGCTCATGATGGTTTGAGTTCACCTCGTCTTTTGGACTAACTGAGGAGACAGAAGAACAGACTCTAGTGAAAAGCCCTCTTCTCTCTTCTTGGACTCTACATTCCTTCACAGTCAGCAGCAAAAGCCCCTCAGAtataaaagacagaaagaacCAATATTTGTTTGTTGAAACTTCACCCAAATAGTTACTTTGCTGAACAGGAAATGCTTGTAAATCTATTAAATCACaatatgcaaatgtgtgaaAGCTGAACTTAGTGGAATGGAACTCTAGGGCAAAGTGAACAGCCagactgacaccactgagggaTGAAAACCTTTTAAATTGTTAAGAAACCAAGGGAAACCAAATGGAGGAGAAACCAAGTGTGTATCTCTGATAAAAGCTCCCTCACTTGCTTTCCATAACCATTTATCCTACACAGAGtcgctgtggtccagagcctataccaggATCACTGGGTGCAATGCTGGGGGGCACACGCTGAATTGAATGCCAGCCATTCATGCACACGCAAACACCAATTCACATGctagggaggaaaccagagcacccagaggaaacccacacaggcataactctgaagaacatgcaaactcagtacaaactgagctggattcgaatcTGTGCCCAAACAGCTCtgtcactgtgagacagcaatgcttcTGATTCGAGATTCAAGGgttattgtcatatgtacagtaaacagtctgttacaccatacaatgaaattcttactctgtgaatactcccagcagcctatgacaaattataaggacataaagaaagaagacacaaggcgtaaaatacacacacacacacacacacacacacacacacacacacacacacacacacacacacacacacattatcagaaccgcttgtcccatacggggtcacggggaaccggagcctacccgggaacacaggggcgtaaggccggagggggaggggacacacccaggacgggacgccagtccgtcgcaaggcaccccaagcgggacttgaaccccagacccaccggacagcaggactgtggtccaacccactgcgccaccgcacccccctggcgtaaaatacaaatttacaaaattactattagtgcaggCTGATACAGGCTGCTATACAGAATATAATATCTGCtctggaagtaaaatgacagcATAATGGGCAAAAAATGCCATTGTTCAGAGTAATAACTCAAGTGTATGAAAAAGATATACGTTTTCATAAGCTGTTTATAGCGGATATTTTGTTGTGTGCAACCCTGTTAGAAGAGGGATGAATGTCGTTAAAATCGTGATTCTAATAACAGCTTATAAACAACTAAAAATGAGTCTTCCAGAGGATACAAATATGTTTCCTTTCGACATGTTCTTCACTGTCATCGCCAGGCCTATGTCTGTATATAGGAGAACCTGGACCAGATGTAGAAAAGCAGCAATTTCAGGGACCCTGTGTGGGTCGAGGGTCTGGTGCGATTCAAGAGCTCAACGTGGGGAAGTGATGTTCTCATCCTCGTTCTGCTCAGTCTCCTCTCAGTATGAAGGTCCCAGTGCAAGACCCTTTGGCGGAGGAGCTCAGCACACGTCCACAGACATAACTGCACTACAGCAGACTCTGGTGTGTCTGAGTTTGGAGAAGCAGAGTCTACGGCACTGTGGCCTTCGAGAGGGGTGGAGAACGTATGGGTCCCCCATGTTCAATTAACCTGGCAGGGCAGAAAAGGCGTGACCTGCGGTGGAGATGGTCAGTTCCTTCTGCAGAAAGATGGTTTGTCTGTTCAAGGGGTTTTGTGATAGAAACTGAGATGTGTTTTACACATAAATTCCATTAATTCTGTTGACAAGTGATGCTTTGTCAAGTTGTCATCGGCAACGTCCAGTGAGGCTCCCGGCTAGTTCTAAACAGGTTCCCCAAAAGCAATCTGCTGTTGTCGCTTCTTAAATGGTTGCGTTTGGATACTTTCAGGGGGACGTCGATTTTTTTATAGCAGTTGGAGTCTGCATTCAGGATAGATTGCCGTAAATCACAACGGTGTTGACTGCTGACccacagaaatgcacacacatacacacaagcgCCCGTACGCATGCGCATACTAATGCTAACCGGCACCGAATGTGGCAAACGTGGCCTGCCCACTGGATCCAAGAGCTCGTCGTGTGAAGTACGGAGTCGACGAGTGTCCCGGCGCCATGTTTACGACTCTCTCGCCGACGCTTCTGCTGGGGAGGAGAGATCGTGTCCATCTGCACAACTGTGAATTCTGTCTGGCGACAGTGCTGCTTGAgaaggtacaaaaaaaattatatttcatcaCACCAATGTTGAACGGCATCCAGAGCAACAATAAATTTTTGCAACTCTCTGAGTATGTTAAACTTATTacactgtttatttattatttaatatgcTGTTCATATATTCTACAGATTTGAGAAATTTAACTGCCCTGAGGCAGGTTCTCCTAGAACACTTTTAGAAGCAATATTTCAAAGTGGATGGAGGATACGTGGCCAGGGACTGAAGCTCAGATGACCGCGCACAAGTGGATTTTATACAACTCGGAGGAAGAGTGAAAACTGCACTAAATAATGGGCAACACTCAGGGATCACACTGTGCTCCCTATGATCCTGCTGTCGGTCCTTTGCGCTCATCAAGTGTCCCTCCATCGGTTTGTTCAAGATGGGATCCAAATAGCACATCTGTCTCTGTGGCAACAAGTCAATTTTCACATGGTCCAGTTTCTTTGTACAGTACATTCCACAGTGATGGTGCTAGTTTGTTGGTGGAATGTGAcacctctgtccctcagaactgctgagtccttcccagcattccagaagggtcccatctacatttacatttacattgattcatttagtagatgcttttctccaaagtggcgtacgtctcatagaaaacacaatttgtgcattacattaggagaaagagacacagctgcagatgtgtgactcttaagtacggttagtttgtttccttcaccatatgcactaacgttcatcacacaagcagccgcataaaactttaccagaatatcaccgattcctaatcaccttcctagtaggttttttttaaaatacatataaacatctACGTTACGTTGCAGGgctggctctgtaaaggactgatccgagcatgatcatgaacagtCATACCTTACGTGAGCATCTCCCTCAgagtcacttctctcctgatctcctgacaccTCCACCACTTGCGGCAATGATCTATGTATTTGAtacttgaatgtcacttctgtaggaacTACTTGAGGAATGTGAACCAGAACGGTGATAGTTACACTGTGTTTTTTACTTAACTTTGTGATTTTAAATTAGGTCGCATTTTCCTTACCTTCATGCTTGTCAAGTTATCTTGAAGAGCATCATCACTGCATAAACTTCAATAGGTCACACCCAGTTATGCAGTGGAAGTGCGTGATTCAAACATACTATGTTTATACCCTATGTTGTTATTTTTAGTAATGCCTATGATTAATTATGTTATaattatgttttctttcatcGCCAGTACAGAGGAGGTACATATTCATGATAAGGCTGCTTTGATGTATGttagtttgtgtgtttgtgagtgcaTTGGACAGAAATGTCTCCATAATGTAAGCAGTATCTGATGAAGAACGTATGACCAACCATCACATCCGggattttgtttatttgttgtgaTAGTAACGGCTGTTCAAATAACACTCCTTTCATCTGTATTATTGCACGGTGTTAAAAATTATTCTCACACACTCAGTGTGTTGGAGGGTCAGTCTGCAGCAAGCGCTCTTGAGAAGCAGGGCAACAGTGGCTACTCAGTCCTTGTGCCCGGCCTCCTGTTGACCATTACTCTGTCAGCTGCTTCATGCACATTTAACACCACCGGCTGCTTCATCAATCTGAAACGTGAAGCACAGTTTCCACATGAATGCTAGCGATGGTTGTTTCTTCTCTTCAAAATACTCTACTTCTGACTTTCTCCTCGCTTATTCTGTGTGCCCTTCACATGCTAATGCGTTTCGCACGGCCTTGGATCAGCGCTGTGGGGGTCATGGAGGaggatatatttatatttaaactaTCAGCTAGGCATCTTGGTGAACAGAAACAGCCCTGAAGGGGGTCATTGTTCATGCGATTACTGCGTGgagcatgggtttcctccgggtgcttcggtttcctcccacagtccaaagacatgctgttcaggtccatccatagtgtgtgagtgacagacagagagagtgtgttccattgatgtatggatgagtgacccagtgtaagtagtgtatctagcagtgtaagtcaccacagtgaataaggtgtgtgggctgataacactacatagagttcattggaagtcgctttggagaaaagtgtctgttaaataaataaataaatataagacaTAGAACCAATATCATGATAAACACGTGAGAAACCACCTCCTGCTTATGAGCCAAGGGAGCAGCACACATGGAAGGGGAGATGTAATCTCCGCTCCTCGCTAATGCCCATCTATTGATCATGATCCAAGGGTTTTACCTtcagggatttgaacttgcagccTCTGGGTGACAAGAGGAGTTCCCGAACCACTTAACACATTAAGCacttaatacatatttttcgGATGCACTCAGTGACATCGCATGATAATGTTTCAACAGGGGAAATACTAAATGTCGGAAAAACCAATGGAAAAGTACAATTAACAAAGAAAAGAGAACCACAACTGTGCAgacatcaataaataaaaaatgtaagatTAAAGACAAAACTGacagtttaattaaataatccattcatccatcccaTTTCCATAACCTCTTGTCTTGAGCaaggttgtggtgaaccggagtctatcccagaagcaatgggcatattaaataaatgtataaaatatgtttaaaagaGACCTAAAAGCTGCAATAAAATGGAAAGAGGTGTGTTCTAGTTAAATTTTAATAGTCGTCTGCAGATGGTGCCACTTTGTTCCATGATCTGGCACAGAAGGACAGAAAGTGGCCTCCAGGTCCCTCAGGAGGAAGGGAACAAGCAGCAACGGTATTACTGCGGTATTACAGCAGTATTACTGCTCCTTCCTTTATGACTGCTGACTCACTGCAGACTTCTGAAGGGCCACAACAAAACCAAAAGCGCTGAGGGACACAGCGGAGGCGCCGTCCTCCTCTCCATAGACCTAATTCCGAACACATCACTTGGCCGAGGAGTAAAACTCACGGTTtttgagctaaattaatatcTCTGCTAAGTTACATCACAGTCTGAGATACAGCTTTCTTTTTCCACGTGTGAAATTGTAGAGCAGATGTTATGTTATTTCTAATCCCTTTGCTTCATTAGCAATGGTAAGAGCAGCCGTACGCATTAAAAGGGCTTTTCAGTGAAAGGGGAACAGTGCTCAGGGGCAACTCTGGGGCCCCCTTTCAAGAAAATGATGAAGTTTCTGCCAGTCCAGCTCCCATCTAGACCACACAATGTGTTTAGAAGGCTGAggataagttttaaaaatgtgcacatacatgattttaaatgtaacagtttGAATTTTAACTTCTTTTGTAACTTTAATGTTGTTAGAAGCTACTTTTAGATCCGCAGCTACTGGCTGATCACGATTTTTCAGTACGCTTTCCCAGCTCTGCTGCGACCGTGGTACTGAGCTCCTGCTGGCCGTTGCAGAGAGGACCGACCACTTGCACCACAttgtgcctctctctctccatctgttcCCTGTGGCACGGCTCTCCATGGGAAGAGCAGCACTCTTCGTTTGCACGTAATTAAACCGTTTATGATGTATGTGCTGCATTTGACACCACAGACAAATGGCCTCATCAAAATGATGCTGGAGCCTCAGGCGTGTAACGCAAGTGAGATTTACACCCTGACCTCATCCAGCCCGTTTCCTTCATATCTGCCCTCCCAGCTCAACTCACAGTAATTCACATTGTATTTTGCCTTCTTACTGCATCACTCCCTCATATTATTtgcctttgtatttttctcctttttttggcTTCATAGCTGAATTTTGGGTAACAGGTTGTTATCCCAATGTGCCAAAACCACCAAGGACCCAGACCTGAAGTTATCAGTAGTGGAGTATTACATTTGCACATGTATCAGCATGTTGGGTTGTGAAAAATGACACACTGAGACAAATTAATACAAAtctaattttctgttttgtgttaaAAATTTTCCCCATCTAACCATGTCCGTACAGATAGATTTGCATGTGTGGCTACTGCATGATCTTTTCAGCCACCAATGGTTTAAGATTATATCGCTCGTCGGCCTGCCGCTGTCTCTGTGAATCCGGCCCGGGATTTGCCCAAAACCGACTGTACTCCATATCTGATCCACTTAACTTGAAGATCCTCATGAATTGTAATTTCCCGGTACTTTCTTTGGGGATACGGACACTGAAATGGTGGAAAATGAATTTGGAGAAGCAGATAAGGAGATAAACAGTTACTGCTGGGCACCTCCAGGCGAAGGTTGCACTGCCATCGATCCCAATCCACAGCAAAGTGTTTACAAAGCCTGTAAGACCTGAGGCAATTCGAGAACAAGGCACCTTCTGCATTCTGGAAAATACTTTCTACAAAGTGAAGCGTTTTCCTGTCTGAACTCACAACCTTGCATCTTGCCCAGTGATTTTACAAGCACAGACTTCACCAGGTGTTCCTAACCCAAAAGGGGTGCACCCAGCAAGAACCCAAAGTAGGACAGCGAAGGGTTGGGAGCACTGTACACTAGTAAATTTTCTTTTTGAGTACATAAACTGCAGAGCTCTGCAAAGTGTAGATCTTTAAGGAAAGACCCTTCTCTAGAGGGTCTGGAGGTTCAAAGAGTGCAGAGGGAACATAGTACAAGGACTGAACGGTAGGATGGACAAAGTAATCAAGATCAAGAAGGACCAGGAAGCGAGGGATGGGGaataaaataaaccagaaaaacatcagacaaGAATCAGCTAGGAACCAAAAGGTGACTTGACCAAACATGAGTCataaaacagatgaagagcttcagCAAACCATGATGACttcacaagagagcaggacctggtctcaGCCCCAGCACCAAGAAAACTTCAAGACGGCAGTTTCAGTCTGTTGGCTTTTATGCCACCCATATGCCCACAACCCCATGTTCCTGCCAGAGGTCAATTAGCTTCCTGAGGCTCCTGAATGTGACACTGCTCCCGCTGGGCATGAAACCCTGCTATGCGGTTTTTCCTCTTGCTCACTccttttcagtaactgcttgcgTTTGTCAGGGTTGCAGTTTCTTAATCGATTAGTTTATTTCGAGTGTGTTACAAAAGGTGCAGCATAGAGAACTTTTAGGGATGTTCTAACTAATTTTACCACATTACCCTTGTAAGTAATTACATTGTTAATTCAAGCTAATTGCATGAAGTATTATGAACTCTGACATTGTCAttatttaaagatgttttaccATATTTTTCACCTTACTCAGACGGAGTGAATTACAACCAGTACAGTTAAGAGTAATTCAGAGCTTTCTTTGCAAGGCTGAATCGTGGTCAGTCCTACGTGCATTAGGCCGTTAAAGTTTCACACGACGTTGCTGCAGTGAAGTATCGGCCGTGTACCGCTGCTCAAAATGCACAGTGCATTCCTTTCAGTGAGGAATGGTTCGtgcaaaatgtatgtaaatgcatgtaaatgtgcCCAGCTAACTAAAAACTTTCTgccacataaaaaaaatcttctgccAAAATTGAGTAATTATTCACTTCTCTGCAGCTCAACTTccactgaaatgaaacagacGGCGAAGACAAACGTGTGTAGAAATGCTTTTGAGAAGTATTGACCCGCATTCAAAATAAGTATTTTAGtcatttgcttgtttttaacTATGCATTCAAGTTTAGCGCTGTGATTGAAACCACAACCTGTCCTTACGACACAACAACATAAGACAAGTATTTATAATTTGTGGGCCAAAAGTGGACACGCACGCCGCACGCCGCACGCACGCTCTCCATCATCTGACCAGCTGCTTAATGAATCCTGTCTGATGAGgctgcaaacagcagcagctggttgtcattaacAGTTTAGGGTGAGCGTTGGGGGAAGATGGATGTCAGTCAAGATCTTCCCTGCCCCCTGACCGAGAGCACTGCCCACCAGCTCACAAATTCAACAAATTAATCGATTCGGCCTTTTTGAAATTTTGTACTGTAACTAAAAAGATGTTGAACCTGTTATAAACAATTaatgtgaacaaatgtacacGTGTGGCTGTTCCTGGGAAATTAGCCAGATAATTACGGACTGCAGCTTGTCTAATTCGCTCTGTCCCACTCCAAGGGTATGTTGCAGTGAACCGAATGTGACGTTTCAGAGCATCATGTG
Above is a genomic segment from Scleropages formosus chromosome 5, fSclFor1.1, whole genome shotgun sequence containing:
- the LOC108931116 gene encoding alpha-2C adrenergic receptor-like; amino-acid sequence: MDSFNWSAEELSAGPNSSSSSSSSSSPDEGQYSVVTVAALAALVTFLILFTVVGNVLVVLAVLTSRALKAPQNLFLVSLASADILVAALVMPFSLANELMGYWVFGTVWCGIYLALDVLFCTSSIVHLCAISLDRYWSVTKAVEYNLKRTPRRVKCVIVLVWLISAAISSPPLISINWNGEKVPHPQCVLNDDTWYILSSSVGSFFAPCLIMVLVYIRIYQVAKTRTRSMSEKKRGSDRSPQTENGLSKGSSFMVNGEKENGHCESGPGGRPRDVDDLDLEETSSSDGKGKKMPGQSSRSERRGSRKSSSLSKQSSRRSRTSTKSLELFTSSRRRRNTSSRRKVSQAREKRFTFVLAVVMGVFVVCWFPFFFSYSLYGVCRQSCQIPDTLFKFFFWIGYCNSSLNPVIYTIFNQDFRRAFHKILCRSWRKSF